In Candidatus Polarisedimenticolia bacterium, one DNA window encodes the following:
- a CDS encoding ornithine cyclodeaminase family protein (cyclodeaminase) → MRPELPVLSEDDIARLLDPASCREAVEAAFTAYATGRAILPGVIHLNLPGAAEVHVKAGFVKGGKFWAVKVASAFPENRSRNLPANGGLVLVFDAVTGAPVALLLDNGLITDLRTGAAGAVAAAHLSRRDSRVVGVVGCGTQARRQLEALALVRPFREARIWGRDPDRARACAQEMAAHPGMRELARFTAAGSVRQAVEGADIVLTVTASREPLVRAEWLGPGVHVTAVGSDDPGKRELFPDVLSRADRLVADSLSQCLRFGEIHHAVAAGVLTPEEVDAELGEITAGLKPGRQNDLEITLCDLTGLGVQDVAAAELVMRRAAAPE, encoded by the coding sequence ATGCGACCCGAGCTTCCCGTGCTGTCGGAAGACGACATAGCCAGGCTGCTGGATCCCGCCTCGTGCCGGGAAGCGGTGGAGGCGGCTTTCACCGCTTACGCCACCGGCCGGGCGATCCTCCCCGGCGTGATCCACCTCAACCTTCCCGGCGCCGCGGAAGTCCACGTGAAGGCGGGCTTCGTGAAGGGCGGGAAGTTCTGGGCCGTCAAGGTCGCCTCCGCCTTTCCGGAGAACCGGAGCCGGAATCTGCCGGCCAACGGCGGGCTCGTTCTCGTTTTCGACGCCGTCACGGGCGCGCCGGTGGCGCTGCTGCTGGACAACGGCCTCATCACCGACCTGCGCACCGGCGCCGCGGGTGCGGTGGCGGCCGCCCACCTTTCCCGGCGAGATTCCCGCGTGGTCGGCGTGGTGGGATGCGGCACGCAGGCGCGGCGACAGCTCGAGGCCCTCGCCCTCGTCCGGCCGTTCCGGGAAGCGCGAATCTGGGGACGGGACCCGGATCGGGCCAGGGCCTGCGCCCAGGAGATGGCGGCGCATCCTGGAATGCGCGAGCTGGCGCGCTTCACCGCGGCCGGTTCGGTGCGCCAGGCGGTGGAGGGGGCCGACATCGTCCTGACGGTCACCGCCAGCAGGGAGCCGCTGGTCCGGGCCGAGTGGCTCGGTCCCGGAGTCCACGTGACGGCCGTCGGTTCCGACGATCCCGGCAAACGAGAGCTTTTCCCGGACGTCCTGTCGCGCGCCGATCGCTTGGTGGCCGACAGCCTTTCGCAGTGCCTCCGGTTCGGGGAGATCCACCACGCCGTCGCCGCCGGGGTCCTGACGCCGGAGGAGGTCGACGCGGAGCTGGGGGAGATCACAGCGGGTCTCAAGCCCGGGCGGCAGAACGACCTGGAGATCACCCTCTGCGATCTGACCGGGCTCGGGGTCCAGGACGTCGCGGCGGCGGAGCTGGTGATGCGCCGCGCCGCGGCGCCGGAATAA
- a CDS encoding DUF1326 domain-containing protein, with the protein MSRKAALFTVLILGAVGLTWLAVAAPAAEGTDKKPWKITGQLEEACSCSAACPCWFGSKPTKMTCGGGQFLFIQKGSYGGTSLDGLAIGNMVQSPEGKGMMDSFGKWNFSYLYIDEKASPEQRKALEAIGSTVLPLAASDKKETRVVPILRTVEGKEHKISLGQYGKFSGHLIEGGMGGSAKIVNPPGADPLHKEYEQGETTSLTYNDAGENWSFQGSNYMYGTFELDNVMYEKYVAGLAQKAAAKK; encoded by the coding sequence ATGAGTCGGAAGGCAGCGCTGTTCACCGTCCTGATCCTTGGCGCCGTGGGGCTGACGTGGCTCGCGGTCGCCGCGCCCGCCGCGGAAGGGACCGACAAGAAGCCGTGGAAGATCACCGGCCAGCTGGAAGAGGCCTGCTCCTGCAGCGCGGCCTGTCCCTGCTGGTTCGGATCGAAGCCGACCAAGATGACCTGCGGCGGCGGCCAGTTCCTGTTCATCCAGAAGGGGAGCTACGGCGGCACCTCGCTGGACGGCCTGGCGATCGGCAACATGGTGCAAAGCCCCGAGGGCAAGGGAATGATGGACTCGTTCGGCAAGTGGAATTTCAGCTATCTCTACATCGACGAAAAGGCCAGCCCGGAGCAGCGCAAGGCGCTTGAAGCCATCGGATCGACCGTTCTGCCGCTGGCCGCCTCCGACAAGAAGGAGACTCGGGTCGTCCCGATCCTCCGCACCGTCGAAGGCAAGGAGCACAAGATCAGCCTCGGCCAATACGGCAAGTTCTCCGGCCACCTGATCGAGGGTGGGATGGGCGGCTCGGCGAAGATCGTCAATCCTCCCGGCGCCGATCCTCTCCACAAGGAATACGAGCAGGGGGAAACGACCTCTTTGACGTACAACGATGCCGGAGAGAACTGGTCCTTCCAGGGCTCCAACTACATGTACGGCACGTTCGAGCTGGACAACGTCATGTACGAGAAGTACGTGGCGGGCCTGGCCCAGAAGGCGGCGGCCAAGAAGTAA
- a CDS encoding OmpA family protein, producing the protein MTIKNASILAACLILSWSTPLFADGGEKGDIEIGLYTGMGWLDDYNLANPKDDILFGGRVGRFLTSHWGLEGSFQRLDTQTDFDPALALPNVDVDLDAFRLNVLYNFMEGSKVRPFVTGGIGWERFDAGSFGDRHDFGFNAGGGVRWFFTDRFGLRLDGRFVSTAHGGNIDARENNVEGQVGVMWAFGPRGAPKQAADGDGDGVPDKKDKCPDTPAGAKVDERGCPSDADGDGVFDGIDQCPNTEKGWPVDAKGCPNDADGDGVPDAKDKCADTPAGAKVDDQGCPTDADGDGVFDGLDRCPDTPAGVKVDASGCPRDSDGDGVDDARDKCPDTPAGTPVDADGCPQAPKAAPLFEEGRKELVLQGVNFETNKAVLTPDSLAVLDRVAASLRDWPEIRVEIGGHTDSQGATAYNLKLSDSRAKAVRDYLVGKGIDGSRMTAKGYGESKPIADNNTKEGRAQNRRVELTRLD; encoded by the coding sequence ATGACGATCAAGAATGCCTCGATCCTGGCTGCGTGCCTGATCCTGTCGTGGTCGACGCCTCTGTTCGCGGACGGCGGAGAGAAGGGGGACATCGAAATCGGGCTCTATACCGGCATGGGGTGGCTGGATGACTACAACTTGGCGAATCCCAAGGACGATATCCTGTTCGGCGGCCGGGTCGGACGATTTCTGACCTCCCACTGGGGATTGGAAGGGTCCTTCCAGCGCCTCGACACCCAGACCGACTTCGATCCTGCCCTGGCCCTGCCCAACGTCGACGTCGACCTTGACGCCTTTCGGCTGAACGTGCTCTACAACTTCATGGAAGGGAGCAAGGTCCGCCCGTTCGTCACCGGCGGGATCGGCTGGGAGCGCTTCGACGCCGGAAGCTTCGGGGACCGGCACGACTTCGGCTTCAATGCCGGCGGCGGGGTGCGCTGGTTCTTCACCGATCGGTTCGGCCTGCGGCTCGACGGCCGGTTCGTCTCGACCGCGCACGGCGGCAACATCGACGCGCGCGAGAACAACGTCGAAGGCCAGGTCGGCGTCATGTGGGCCTTCGGGCCGAGAGGCGCGCCGAAGCAGGCCGCGGACGGCGACGGGGACGGCGTCCCGGACAAGAAGGACAAATGCCCCGACACTCCGGCCGGAGCGAAGGTCGACGAGCGAGGGTGCCCTTCGGACGCGGACGGCGACGGGGTGTTCGACGGCATCGATCAATGCCCGAACACGGAGAAGGGATGGCCGGTCGATGCCAAGGGATGCCCCAACGACGCCGACGGCGACGGAGTGCCCGACGCGAAGGACAAGTGCGCCGATACTCCGGCGGGAGCCAAGGTCGACGACCAAGGCTGTCCGACCGACGCCGACGGCGACGGAGTCTTCGACGGCCTGGACCGCTGCCCCGACACGCCGGCGGGGGTGAAGGTTGATGCGAGCGGCTGCCCGAGAGACAGCGACGGAGACGGCGTGGACGACGCCCGGGACAAGTGTCCCGACACGCCCGCCGGGACTCCGGTCGACGCCGACGGATGCCCCCAGGCTCCCAAGGCCGCGCCGCTGTTCGAGGAGGGGCGCAAGGAGCTGGTCCTGCAAGGGGTGAACTTCGAGACCAACAAGGCGGTCCTCACCCCCGACTCCCTGGCGGTGCTCGACCGGGTCGCTGCTTCCCTGCGCGATTGGCCGGAAATCCGGGTCGAGATCGGCGGGCACACCGATTCCCAGGGCGCCACCGCCTACAATCTCAAGCTCTCCGACAGCCGGGCCAAGGCGGTGCGGGATTATCTGGTGGGCAAGGGGATTGACGGCTCGCGCATGACGGCGAAGGGATACGGAGAGTCGAAGCCGATCGCCGACAACAACACCAAGGAAGGGCGCGCGCAGAACCGCCGGGTCGAGCTGACCCGCCTCGACTAA
- a CDS encoding RluA family pseudouridine synthase, with product MIEESGSNSGFVYREELGSAATGRFLAAYLGERYRHSSTELWEARAARGEILLDGAPAGPRAILRPGQILLWKRPPWREPAAPCAFAVLYRDAELLAVLKPSGLPTLPGGGYLENTLLRRVRRLHPEASPLHRLGRGTTGLVLFSRTREAARRLSEAWRRGEVRKVYRAVVDGEPKEDRFVVEAGIGRVPYPILGSVHAAERRGKASISRVTVLERRERTTLVEVEIVTGRPHQVRIHLAFAGHPLAGDPLYASGGLPKEDHAALPGNLGYLLHARLLRFRHPRTGASVAIRAHPPSSLRDANGR from the coding sequence TTGATCGAGGAAAGCGGAAGCAATTCCGGGTTCGTCTATCGCGAGGAGCTGGGAAGCGCCGCGACCGGCCGCTTTCTGGCCGCCTACCTCGGGGAGCGCTACCGGCACTCCTCGACCGAGCTCTGGGAAGCGCGCGCGGCGCGCGGCGAGATCCTGCTCGACGGAGCGCCGGCCGGGCCGCGGGCGATCCTGCGCCCGGGCCAGATCCTGCTCTGGAAGCGCCCCCCATGGCGCGAGCCCGCCGCGCCGTGCGCCTTCGCCGTCCTGTATCGGGACGCGGAGCTGCTCGCCGTGCTGAAGCCTTCGGGGCTGCCGACGCTGCCGGGCGGCGGCTACCTGGAGAACACCCTCCTGCGGCGGGTTCGCCGCCTTCATCCCGAGGCTTCGCCGCTGCATCGTCTGGGGCGGGGCACCACCGGCCTCGTCCTGTTCAGCCGGACGCGGGAGGCCGCGCGGCGCCTGTCGGAGGCGTGGAGGCGGGGCGAGGTCCGCAAGGTCTACCGGGCCGTGGTCGACGGGGAGCCGAAGGAGGATCGGTTCGTCGTGGAGGCGGGGATCGGGCGGGTCCCCTATCCGATCCTTGGATCAGTGCACGCGGCCGAGCGCCGGGGGAAGGCATCGATCAGCCGCGTCACGGTGCTGGAGCGGCGTGAGCGCACGACGCTGGTGGAGGTGGAGATCGTCACCGGAAGGCCGCATCAGGTGCGGATTCACCTGGCGTTCGCGGGCCATCCTCTAGCCGGCGATCCCCTGTACGCCTCCGGCGGCCTGCCGAAGGAGGATCACGCCGCCCTGCCGGGGAACCTCGGCTACCTCCTGCACGCGCGGCTCCTGCGCTTCCGGCACCCCCGGACCGGGGCTTCGGTCGCGATCCGCGCCCACCCTCCTTCCTCGCTGCGCGACGCGAACGGCCGGTGA
- a CDS encoding sugar-binding protein yields the protein MATHLRIAAALTLSAVATAARAAGGQEPAAPEPWRVDAPAVERIPTLDGILSPGEWDGAAGFELGAQIDPGDNTQPSERTQVFMMLTAETLYVAFYAHDRDPAAVRARVARRDDLFVDDYVGIYLDTYNDRQRAYALFFNPLGVQADGIYTETSAGVASRHYEDSVDLSWDGLFESKGSVVEDGYIVEVAIPFKTLRFASGEGQLWGLHVQRWIARRAERDSWTPVRRDISGLLVQMGSLGGLDDVFSGRTLDLIPTVTLSRSGERLEEDGLHYVNRLDPGLTANWAIAPHLVLSAAANPDFSQVESDVPQIVVNQRFPLFYPEKRPFFLEGAEVFLPAQPSGAAIVMVDTRTIVDPDWGVKLSGKLGRTALGLLAASDAAPGLRVARGDPAYGHNAQFTLARLRWDVGEGSAVGGFVNDWRFADASNTVIESDGSFRLSDSATLAYQVGGTRSRDALGVTTSSGFSLARLTYDGQHLKAILSDKFIGDGYRNEAGFTRRTGIRSDLGRLAYDFRPEDQTRLVALQPYAIANYQRTSEGFLDESYFGGGLDAVFPDGLSASFFTVVEREYFGGAKLVYRFYQAGVEVERFKRVLFSTYLQVGGAVNYDPVRPVVGDQLQISADVTVKPNDRLSSEFLYLKARLTDSRTGERFYDQDIYRNRTVFQFTRNTAARSIVEYDSYLRRLSSSLLYSYTPHPNTAIYVGYGEVGFNDYDPFAGAPASGYLPVQRTAFVKLSYNYRLGTPLRHQSEARAAAISRPSRRQF from the coding sequence GTGGCCACGCATCTCCGGATCGCAGCCGCGCTCACCCTGTCGGCAGTCGCGACGGCGGCGCGTGCGGCGGGTGGCCAGGAGCCGGCCGCACCGGAACCCTGGCGAGTCGACGCGCCGGCGGTCGAAAGGATTCCGACCCTTGACGGGATCCTCTCGCCGGGTGAATGGGACGGCGCGGCCGGCTTCGAGCTTGGCGCCCAGATCGACCCGGGCGACAACACTCAACCCAGCGAGCGGACCCAGGTCTTCATGATGCTCACGGCTGAGACCCTGTACGTCGCTTTTTACGCCCATGACCGCGATCCGGCCGCGGTGCGGGCGCGCGTCGCGCGCCGTGACGACCTCTTCGTGGATGACTACGTCGGAATCTACCTCGACACCTACAATGACCGGCAGCGCGCCTACGCGCTCTTCTTCAACCCGCTGGGGGTCCAGGCCGACGGGATCTACACCGAGACGTCGGCGGGCGTGGCGAGCCGGCACTATGAGGACTCGGTGGATCTGAGCTGGGATGGGCTCTTCGAGTCGAAGGGCTCGGTGGTCGAGGACGGTTACATCGTCGAGGTGGCGATTCCGTTCAAGACGCTGCGCTTCGCCTCCGGCGAGGGGCAGCTGTGGGGCCTGCACGTGCAGCGCTGGATCGCGCGCCGGGCCGAACGCGACTCCTGGACGCCGGTGCGGCGGGACATCTCGGGCCTGCTCGTGCAGATGGGAAGTCTCGGAGGGCTCGACGACGTCTTTAGCGGCCGCACGCTGGATCTGATCCCGACGGTCACTCTCTCCCGCTCCGGCGAGCGCCTCGAAGAAGACGGGCTGCATTACGTGAACCGGCTTGATCCCGGGCTCACGGCGAACTGGGCGATCGCGCCGCACCTGGTCCTGAGCGCGGCGGCCAATCCCGACTTCTCCCAGGTGGAGTCGGATGTCCCTCAGATCGTGGTCAACCAGCGCTTCCCGCTCTTCTATCCCGAGAAGCGGCCGTTTTTCCTCGAGGGCGCCGAGGTGTTCCTGCCCGCCCAGCCGTCCGGCGCCGCCATCGTGATGGTCGATACGCGCACCATCGTGGACCCCGATTGGGGCGTGAAGCTCAGCGGGAAGCTCGGTCGTACGGCGCTGGGGCTGCTGGCGGCCTCCGATGCCGCGCCGGGCCTCCGCGTGGCGCGAGGCGATCCCGCTTACGGTCACAATGCCCAGTTCACCCTCGCACGCTTGCGCTGGGACGTGGGGGAGGGCTCCGCGGTCGGCGGCTTCGTGAACGACTGGCGGTTCGCCGACGCCTCGAACACCGTCATCGAGAGTGACGGGAGTTTCCGGCTTTCCGATTCCGCCACCCTCGCCTACCAGGTGGGCGGGACCCGCTCACGCGACGCACTGGGGGTGACCACCAGTTCCGGCTTCTCCCTCGCCCGGCTGACGTATGACGGTCAGCACCTGAAGGCCATCCTCTCGGACAAGTTCATCGGCGACGGATACCGGAATGAGGCCGGCTTCACCCGCCGGACGGGCATTCGCAGCGACCTCGGGCGCCTCGCCTACGACTTTCGGCCCGAGGACCAGACCCGGCTCGTCGCCCTCCAGCCTTACGCCATAGCCAATTACCAGCGCACGAGCGAGGGCTTCCTCGACGAGAGCTATTTCGGCGGGGGGCTCGACGCCGTGTTTCCGGACGGCCTTTCGGCGAGCTTCTTCACGGTGGTCGAGCGGGAGTATTTCGGCGGCGCGAAGCTCGTGTACCGATTCTATCAGGCCGGCGTCGAGGTCGAGCGATTCAAGCGGGTCCTGTTCTCAACCTACCTGCAGGTCGGGGGCGCGGTGAACTACGATCCGGTGCGACCGGTCGTCGGGGACCAGCTTCAGATCTCAGCCGACGTGACGGTGAAGCCCAACGACCGCCTCTCATCGGAGTTCCTCTACCTGAAGGCCCGTCTGACCGATTCACGGACCGGCGAACGTTTCTACGACCAGGACATCTACCGCAACCGTACCGTCTTCCAGTTCACGAGGAACACCGCGGCGCGCTCGATCGTCGAGTACGATTCGTATCTGCGGCGGCTTTCCAGCAGCCTGCTCTACAGCTATACGCCGCACCCGAACACGGCGATCTATGTCGGGTACGGCGAGGTCGGCTTCAATGACTATGACCCCTTCGCCGGCGCTCCCGCGTCTGGCTATCTCCCTGTCCAGCGCACCGCCTTCGTGAAGCTGTCCTACAATTACCGGCTGGGAACGCCCCTCCGCCATCAATCCGAAGCCCGCGCCGCCGCGATTAGCCGACCCTCCCGGCGACAGTTCTGA
- a CDS encoding DUF983 domain-containing protein has translation MSRAGSLIGALLRQRCPGCRLEPIFRTRTAMPASCPRCGYVFEREPGYFVGAMYFSYALAAPACALLTLALLRVFRGRPEYWAYGGALLLLALLSPWLFRFSRILWIYFDHLLQRRGT, from the coding sequence GTGAGCCGCGCCGGAAGCCTGATCGGAGCGTTGCTTCGCCAGCGCTGTCCGGGCTGCCGGCTCGAGCCGATCTTCAGGACGCGGACGGCCATGCCCGCGTCGTGCCCGAGGTGCGGCTATGTTTTCGAGCGGGAGCCGGGCTACTTCGTCGGCGCCATGTACTTCAGCTACGCCCTTGCGGCACCGGCCTGCGCGCTTCTGACCCTGGCGCTGCTCCGGGTCTTCCGGGGCCGCCCCGAGTACTGGGCGTACGGCGGCGCGCTGCTTCTCCTGGCTCTGCTCTCCCCCTGGCTTTTCCGCTTCTCACGCATCCTGTGGATCTATTTTGATCACCTGCTCCAGCGCCGGGGAACCTGA
- a CDS encoding penicillin acylase family protein codes for MTLRHPSSPTGALLRAVLLIAIATANAVATGCSSASWGSPASRGGQIAVAGLGERVTVRRDGRGIPYIEAASEHDLFFAQGFVTAADRLWQMDLLRRTARGELAEVLGDAVLEQDAQARVFGFGMLADGLVARVPPRMQEALAAYAEGVNAWIAAHGDAGLPLEFHLLGYQPKPWRPADSLVIGKLFALDLSYSWPLDLLRASFADLPEDRRAALFPEDSPLDVVLLGGDAPSPGGTAKPASSAALPRGALLGARVSQAVVRRALDRVGLFAEMAAMSNSWVVGGARSVTGKPLLANDPHLSPSAPSLWYLTHLSGPGFHAAGVTAPGAVGILIGHNDRIAWGVTNLMADVQDLYAESLDAAGKYPTPAGPRAAQVRKERILVRGDKPEAAARVVERDVILTRHGPVVLEAAGKRFALRWTALDPDACELAAFFGLDTASDWKEFTAALQSFAGPPLNFVYADASGHIGYYAAGRIPMRVSGDGTVPASGATDAGEWSGYVPLGDLPHLLDPPSGSIVTANNRVVGRGYPHLITRAWGVPYRAHRISELLASKPKLSAADFQTIQADTYAYADAIFARAVVEVAKAQTPSTPEWAAMVKAFNEWDGRASADSRVLPLAAAMRRAFAQKLFTAALGADRVKDYDWPNRDTVIDTLVTKRPAGWLPKEFSSYADLLLACWKEARADLARRAGADETLWTWGRVGRPVLFPHPLGELPQAGTRFSIDPLPKATEGSSETVNAGMFVSMRFVADLSDWDRSRQGIALGESGDPSSPHWKDQLADWRSVNTRPFPFSREAVARAAVETQVLVPLGKRTEGGDAPAPPKPR; via the coding sequence ATGACACTCAGACACCCCAGTTCCCCCACGGGCGCCTTGCTGCGCGCCGTCCTGCTTATCGCCATCGCGACGGCGAATGCCGTCGCCACCGGGTGCTCCTCAGCCTCCTGGGGATCGCCTGCCTCCCGCGGCGGCCAGATCGCCGTGGCCGGGCTCGGGGAGCGCGTCACCGTCCGGCGCGACGGACGAGGCATTCCGTACATCGAAGCGGCGAGCGAGCACGACCTCTTCTTCGCTCAGGGATTCGTTACGGCGGCCGACCGGCTCTGGCAGATGGATCTGCTGCGCCGCACCGCGCGGGGCGAGCTCGCCGAGGTGCTGGGCGATGCCGTTCTCGAGCAGGACGCGCAGGCGCGCGTGTTCGGGTTCGGCATGCTCGCCGACGGGCTCGTCGCCCGCGTTCCTCCTCGCATGCAAGAGGCCCTGGCGGCCTACGCCGAGGGCGTCAACGCCTGGATCGCGGCGCACGGCGACGCCGGTCTGCCGCTGGAGTTCCACCTCCTCGGCTACCAACCGAAACCGTGGCGGCCCGCGGATTCGCTCGTGATCGGCAAGCTGTTCGCCCTCGACCTGAGCTATTCATGGCCTCTGGACCTCTTGCGGGCCTCGTTTGCCGACCTTCCGGAGGACCGGCGGGCGGCGCTCTTCCCCGAGGATTCGCCGCTGGACGTCGTGCTCCTGGGAGGGGACGCGCCTTCCCCGGGCGGGACGGCAAAGCCTGCCTCGTCGGCCGCGCTGCCGCGGGGGGCGCTCCTCGGTGCACGCGTGTCGCAGGCGGTCGTCCGGCGCGCCCTCGACCGCGTCGGTCTTTTTGCCGAGATGGCCGCGATGAGCAACAGCTGGGTCGTGGGGGGCGCGCGCTCCGTCACCGGCAAGCCGCTCCTGGCCAACGATCCACATCTTTCCCCGTCGGCCCCCTCCCTCTGGTATCTCACGCATCTGAGCGGGCCGGGGTTTCATGCCGCGGGCGTCACGGCACCGGGCGCGGTGGGCATCCTCATCGGGCACAACGACCGAATCGCCTGGGGGGTGACGAACCTCATGGCCGACGTCCAGGACCTCTACGCCGAGAGCCTCGATGCCGCGGGCAAGTACCCGACGCCTGCAGGGCCGCGCGCCGCGCAGGTGCGCAAGGAACGAATCCTGGTGCGGGGCGACAAGCCGGAGGCGGCGGCCCGGGTCGTCGAGCGCGACGTGATTCTCACGCGCCACGGCCCGGTGGTGCTGGAGGCGGCCGGCAAGCGGTTCGCTTTGCGGTGGACGGCGCTCGATCCCGACGCGTGCGAGCTGGCGGCCTTCTTCGGCCTCGACACGGCCTCGGATTGGAAGGAATTCACGGCCGCGCTGCAGAGCTTCGCCGGCCCTCCGCTGAACTTCGTCTACGCCGATGCCTCGGGACACATCGGCTACTACGCCGCCGGGCGCATCCCCATGCGGGTGTCGGGTGACGGGACGGTCCCTGCCTCCGGGGCGACGGACGCCGGCGAATGGTCCGGCTACGTCCCCTTGGGGGATCTGCCCCATCTCCTCGACCCGCCCTCCGGCTCCATCGTGACGGCCAACAACCGGGTCGTCGGTCGCGGCTATCCGCATCTGATCACACGGGCGTGGGGGGTCCCCTACCGCGCGCACCGAATCTCGGAGCTCCTGGCTTCGAAGCCCAAGCTCTCCGCAGCCGACTTCCAGACGATCCAGGCGGACACCTACGCCTACGCCGATGCGATCTTCGCCCGGGCAGTCGTCGAGGTTGCCAAGGCCCAGACCCCCTCCACTCCGGAATGGGCGGCGATGGTGAAGGCGTTCAACGAGTGGGATGGGCGCGCCAGCGCCGACTCGCGCGTGCTTCCCCTCGCCGCCGCCATGCGCCGCGCCTTCGCGCAGAAGCTTTTCACCGCCGCCCTGGGAGCCGATCGGGTGAAGGATTACGACTGGCCGAATCGGGATACCGTGATCGACACCCTCGTGACGAAACGGCCGGCCGGCTGGCTCCCGAAGGAGTTTTCCTCCTACGCCGATCTTCTGCTCGCTTGCTGGAAGGAGGCGCGGGCGGACCTCGCCCGCCGCGCCGGCGCCGACGAGACCCTGTGGACCTGGGGGCGCGTGGGCCGCCCGGTCCTCTTCCCGCACCCCCTGGGCGAGCTCCCCCAGGCGGGGACCCGATTCTCCATCGACCCTCTGCCCAAAGCCACGGAGGGTAGCAGTGAGACGGTGAACGCCGGCATGTTCGTGTCCATGCGATTTGTCGCGGACCTCTCCGACTGGGACCGCTCGCGCCAGGGGATCGCCCTGGGAGAGTCCGGCGACCCCTCGAGTCCCCACTGGAAAGACCAGCTCGCGGACTGGCGCTCGGTGAACACGCGGCCTTTCCCGTTCTCACGCGAGGCCGTGGCCCGGGCGGCGGTCGAGACCCAGGTTCTCGTTCCGCTTGGCAAGAGGACGGAAGGCGGGGATGCCCCCGCGCCGCCGAAGCCTCGGTGA
- a CDS encoding secondary thiamine-phosphate synthase enzyme YjbQ, producing MRHYRKELWFNVPGRRGMVRITEVVRDCLAESGIRNGLVLVNAMHITASVFINDDESGLHQDYEEWLEELAPHAPVDRYRHNRTGEDNADAHLKRQIMGREVVVAITDGKLDFGPWEQIFYGEFDGRRKKRVLVKILGE from the coding sequence ATGAGACATTATCGCAAGGAGCTGTGGTTCAACGTTCCCGGCCGGCGCGGGATGGTCCGGATCACCGAAGTCGTCCGGGACTGTCTCGCCGAAAGCGGCATCCGCAACGGCCTCGTCCTGGTCAACGCCATGCACATCACCGCCTCCGTGTTCATCAACGACGACGAGAGCGGGCTGCACCAGGATTACGAGGAGTGGCTCGAAGAGCTGGCTCCGCACGCCCCGGTCGATCGGTACCGGCACAACCGGACCGGGGAAGACAACGCCGACGCCCATCTCAAGCGGCAGATCATGGGACGCGAGGTGGTCGTCGCGATCACCGACGGCAAGCTCGATTTCGGCCCCTGGGAGCAAATCTTCTACGGCGAGTTCGACGGCCGCCGCAAGAAGCGCGTCCTGGTGAAGATCCTCGGCGAATGA